The Daucus carota subsp. sativus chromosome 7, DH1 v3.0, whole genome shotgun sequence genome window below encodes:
- the LOC108195147 gene encoding uncharacterized protein LOC108195147 — translation MRIIKKLWCCEWVVFCCLFLAALVASKNHGNPANDLVDIINKNRTAVKLSQLSNNPGLGCMALQYVEQCKGNCSSNNALTCQPSEDDFTEVFAPNCGVELPTFGSVSGRIFGCQHKYLDPSEAFLHVIAQNNKSVSLLRNKTFTEVGVGLVGVHKHKGPYFWCVLLSNSQRNSTFVLQDLGEGIKQKKGCYSGTSTPCSDAHDVGVFPNLVTAALISVYFLEIFL, via the exons ATGAGGATTATCAAGAAGCTTTGGTGCTGTGAATGGGTTGTGTTTTGTTGCTTATTTCTTGCTGCTCTTGTTGCCTCCAAGAATCATG GTAATCCTGCAAATGACCTTGTTGACATTATCAACAAGAATAGGACTGCTGTAAAGCTTTCTCAGCTAAGTAATAATCCTGGCCTTGGGTGCATGGCTCTGCAATATGTAGAGCAATGCAAAGGAAATTGCAGCTCTAACAATGCTTTAACTTGTCAGCCATCTGAAGATGACTTCACTGAAGTTTTTGCACCTAACTGTGGAGTCGAGCTTCCCACTTTTGGCAGTGTATCTGGACGTATTTTCGGGTGCCAACACAAATATCTTGATCCATCTGAAGCCTTCTTACATGTGATTGCTCAAAACAACAAATCTGTGTCCCTTCTCAGAAATAAAACGTTTACAGAAGTGGGAGTAGGCTTAGTCGGCGTCCACAAACATAAAGGACCTTACTTTTGGTGTGTTCTGCTCAGCAATAGTCAGAGAAACAGTACGTTTGTTCTTCAAGATCTTGGCGAAGGAATTAAGCAAAAGAAAGGATGCTATAGCGGAACTAGTACTCCATGCAGCGATGCACACGATGTTGGTGTGTTTCCTAACTTAGTTACAGCCGCCTTAATTTCTGTTTACTTTTTAGAAATATTTCTCTAA